A stretch of the Nicotiana tabacum cultivar K326 chromosome 6, ASM71507v2, whole genome shotgun sequence genome encodes the following:
- the LOC107823503 gene encoding small ribosomal subunit protein eS7 translates to MYTSRQKIHKDKDAEPSEFEESVAQALFDLENTNQELKSELKDLYINSAAQIDVSGSRKAVVIHVPYRLRKAFRKVHVRLVRELEKKFSGKDVIFIATRRIVRPPKRGSAAQRPRSRTLTSVHDAILEDLVVPAEIVGKRTRYRIDGSKIMKVFLDPKERNNTEYKLETFSAVYRKLSGKDVVFEYPITEA, encoded by the exons ATGTACACGTCAAGGCAAAAGATTCACAAAGACAAAGATGCTGAACCTTCTGAATTTGAGGAGTCCGTTGCACAG GCTTTGTTTGACTTGGAAAACACCAACCAAGAGCTGAAAAGTGAATTGAAGGATCTATACATCAATTCAGCAGC TCAAATTGATGTGTCTGGAAGTAGGAAAGCTGTTGTTATTCACGTGCCATACAGACTGAGGAAAGCTTTCCGCAAGGTTCATGTCCGGCTTGTTAGGGAGTTGGAGAAGAAATTCAGTGGAAAG GATGTGATCTTCATTGCCACAAGGAGGATAGTTAGGCCCCCCAAGAGAGGCTCTGCTGCCCAGCGACCACGCAGCAGGACTCTTACTTCTGTTCACGATGCTATATTGGAGGACTTGGTTGTACCAGCTGAGATTGTTGGGAAGCGAACTAGATATCGTATTGATGGATCCAAGATAATGAAG GTCTTCTTGGACCCCAAGGAGCGCAACAACACCGAGTACAAGCTGGAGACCTTTTCTGCAGTTTACAGGAAGCTTTCAGGCAAAGACGTCGTGTTTGAGTACCCCATCACAGAGGCTTAA